TAAACAATTGATTATTAGTATTTTATTTACATGGCATACTCTTGGTTATTCCATTTATAGCTGACCGTCTGATTGAATAATTTAAAACATTTATCAGCCATTATCATGATAACACATTACCTGAAGATCGCTTTTCGCAATATGCAAAAGCAAAAAATGTACGCCGCTATCAATATCGGCGGCTTCGCTATAGGCATTGCCGCCTGCATATTAATATCGCTTTATATACGCAACGAAACCAGCTACGACCAGGACATCGCCAATAAAGACAATGTTTACCGCATTGTTGGCGAATTAAAGGTTGACGGTACCACATTCCGTGGTATCAGCTTCCAGCCGCCCATGGCAAAGGCGTTGGTGAACGATTTTCCGGAAGTAAAAAAAGCCGGCCGCATACTGCATAGCAAACTTTTTGGCGGCACCGAAAACCAGATACGCCGTACCGATCAGGTTAACAATACCTATGAGGATGGATTCTGCTTTGCCGACACCTCTGTAATTGACATACTGGACATAAAAATGGTTTACGGCAATAAGCTTACCGCGTTGCGTAATCCCAACTCGGTAGTAATCAATAAAAGCCTGGCCGATAAATACTTTCCGGGCCAAAACCCGGTAGGCAAAGCGCTAATATTTAACAACAATACCAAGGTACCGCTGATGATTGGCGGCGTAATGCGCGATTTCCCTGAAAACGCGCACATGCAGTTTAAAGGTTTTATATCGTTAGCCGGACTAAACTTTTGGGATGGCGAACAGGAAAGCTGGTATGCGAGCAACTACGGTATTTATGTGCAAATGCGCCCAGGCATTGATGTTAACGCTTTCAATAAAAAAATGACCGCCGGCATCCTCGACAAATACATCATCCCGACTATGAAGGAAAGAGGGCGCAGCAACGTGAAAGAGATCAGGAAAAACGCGAAACTCTCACTGCAAGCGGTAACCGATATCCACCTTAACTCATACAATATTGATGAGAATGATATTAAACATGGCGATGTCCGTTTTATATGGCTTTTTGCCGGGATAGCCGGGTTTATACTATTGCTGGCTTGTATCAATTTTCTTAACCTGTCGACCGCGCGGTCTGCCAACCGTGCGCGCGAGGTGGGCGTACGCAAGGTTATCGGCTCAACAAGGGCCAACCTGATCAGGCAGTTTTTAACGGAGTCGCTGCTATACAGCTTTTTCTCCTTCATTTTAGGGATAGCGCTTACCGCAATAACATTACCAGCGTTTAATAAGGTGGCCGGAACACAGCTTACCCTGCCATGGACGGAGTGGTGGCTGCTCCCGGCATTGGTAACAAGCGCTTTTATCATCGGCTTAATAGCGGGAATTTATCCGGCCTTTTACCTCTCCTACTTTAAACCTGCCACTACGCTTAAAGGTGCGTTGAGCATGGGTACCCGTAATTCCGGTTTGCGCAGCGGACTGGTAATATTTCAGTTCACAGTATCTATTGTTTTGATTATCGGCACGGCGGTTATTTACAAGCAGATGCAGTATATACTTAACTCCAAAATCGGTTTTGATAAGGAGCAGGTGGTAACCATTGAAGGTGCGGATGCATTAGGCCCGCAAACCGCATCCTTTAAAAGCGAACTACTTAACCTGCCTTTTGTAAAAAACGTAACCGTTAGCGACTTTTTACCGGTAAGCGGAACCAAACGCAATGGCAACTCCTTTTTTAAAGAGGGCCGTGAAAAGGAAGACCCGCCTATACGTACACAGCACTGGGTTATTGATGAAAATTATCTGGCCACAATGGGCATGAAACTGGTAGCCGGCCGTAATTTCCGCACAGATATGCCTACCGATTCGCAGGCTACGATAGTTAATAAAGCGATGGTTAACCAGTTGGGTTATAAAGACCCGCTGGGCAAGGTGATTACCAATGGCGGTGAGCATCTAACTATTATCGGCGTTATTGATGATTTTAATTATGAATCGATAAAGCAGCAGGTTGACCCTATGGTAATGATACTGGGCAACAGCAACAGCATGGTATCCATCAAAGTAAAGAGTGCCGATATGCAGGCCGCGCTTGCCGCCATAACCGCCACCTGGAAAAAATTTCAGCCGCATCAGGCCATGCGCTACAACTTTTTGGACGAGCGTTACGCCGCCATGTACAGCGATGTGCAGAGCACGCAATATATATTTACAGGCTTTTCTATACTGGCCATTGTGGTTGCCTGTCTCGGTTTATTTGCCCTTGCCGCTTTTATGGCCGAGCAGCGCAGTAAGGAAGTAAGCATCCGCAAGGTGCTGGGTGCATCGGTAGGTAACCTGCTCGCTTTGCTAACCGGCAATTTCCTGAAACTGGTGTTAATTTCATTGATCATCGCCATACCGATAGGCTGGC
This Mucilaginibacter defluvii DNA region includes the following protein-coding sequences:
- a CDS encoding ABC transporter permease; translation: MITHYLKIAFRNMQKQKMYAAINIGGFAIGIAACILISLYIRNETSYDQDIANKDNVYRIVGELKVDGTTFRGISFQPPMAKALVNDFPEVKKAGRILHSKLFGGTENQIRRTDQVNNTYEDGFCFADTSVIDILDIKMVYGNKLTALRNPNSVVINKSLADKYFPGQNPVGKALIFNNNTKVPLMIGGVMRDFPENAHMQFKGFISLAGLNFWDGEQESWYASNYGIYVQMRPGIDVNAFNKKMTAGILDKYIIPTMKERGRSNVKEIRKNAKLSLQAVTDIHLNSYNIDENDIKHGDVRFIWLFAGIAGFILLLACINFLNLSTARSANRAREVGVRKVIGSTRANLIRQFLTESLLYSFFSFILGIALTAITLPAFNKVAGTQLTLPWTEWWLLPALVTSAFIIGLIAGIYPAFYLSYFKPATTLKGALSMGTRNSGLRSGLVIFQFTVSIVLIIGTAVIYKQMQYILNSKIGFDKEQVVTIEGADALGPQTASFKSELLNLPFVKNVTVSDFLPVSGTKRNGNSFFKEGREKEDPPIRTQHWVIDENYLATMGMKLVAGRNFRTDMPTDSQATIVNKAMVNQLGYKDPLGKVITNGGEHLTIIGVIDDFNYESIKQQVDPMVMILGNSNSMVSIKVKSADMQAALAAITATWKKFQPHQAMRYNFLDERYAAMYSDVQSTQYIFTGFSILAIVVACLGLFALAAFMAEQRSKEVSIRKVLGASVGNLLALLTGNFLKLVLISLIIAIPIGWLAMNKWLEDYVYRVKLSWDIFAVSGIMVIVIALVTVCWQAVSAALVNPIKNLRSE